From a region of the Alnus glutinosa chromosome 1, dhAlnGlut1.1, whole genome shotgun sequence genome:
- the LOC133851242 gene encoding pleiotropic drug resistance protein 3-like isoform X3, which yields MSVASSNHQGCGKTTFLLALAGKLDQTLNVAGEISYNGYKLDEFVPQKTSAYISQYDLHIPEMTVRETIDFSARCQGVGNRADIMVEVSRREKEAGIVPDPDVDTYMKAISVEGQKGNLQTDYVLKILGLDICSDTMVGDALTSGISGGQKKRLTTGEMIVGPTKALFMDEISTGLDSSTTFQIVTCLQQLVHITDTTALISLLQPAPETFDLFDELILMAEGKIVYHGPRSDVLQFFEDCGFKCPERKGAADFLQEVISRKDQAQYWCHADLPYNYVSVDQFSQMFKASCLGQKLNDELSKPYEKSRSHDNSLSFNFYSLSKCDLFKACMARELLLMKRNSFVYVFKTVQLVITAFIAMTIFIRTQTSVDLMGANYFLGSLYYTIVRLMTNGFAELSFTIIRLPVVYRQRSFYLYPAWAYCIPASILKIPLSLVDSILWTATTYYVIGYSPEVERFFSQLLLLFALQLASTSMCRFLASIFQTMVAASTYGALILVIIFLFGGFIIPRPYLPPWLKWGFWLSPMTYGEIGLALNEFRAPRWQKVSKGNMTIGMEVLTSHGLNFDGYFYWISLGALLGFTILFDTVFVLALTYLKPPKTSRAIISKKRFSQLQGRDDFNSSTQLANQSTLPTFPQTTAETRNSGKIKLLGGLVLPFEPLTIAFKDVQYSVDMPPEMRVVGLNQKKLQLLRDITGAFRPGILTALMGVSGAGKTTLMDVLSGRKTGGIVEGDIRIGGYPKVQRTFARISGYCEQNDIHSPQITVKESVTYSAWLRLPPETDADTKDRFVEEVLETIELDGIKDSLVGIPGQSGLSTEQRKRLTIAVELVSNPSIIFMDEPTSGLDARAAAIVMRAVKNVVATGRTTVCTIHQPSIDIFEAFDELILMKTGGQIIYSGMLGHHSCKLIEYFEGISGVPKFKNNYNPATWMLEVTSASVEAELGLDFAQIYKESSLHCDTIELVRQFSEPQPGSKELHFPSRFAQSGWVQFMACLWKQHLSYWRSPEYNLSRFLFMIAAALLFGAVFWQKGKDIKNEQDLFNILGSMYIAVIFLGLNNCSSILPYVVTERTVLCREKFAGMYSSKAYSFAQVTIEIPYVLLQTILYVAITYPTIGYDWSTYKVFWYFYATFCTLLYFVYLGMLIVSVSTNIEVASILSAAVYTIFNLFAGFLLPGPKFPKWWVWCYWICPTSWSLNGLLTSQYGDMKKEILIFGELKPVGSFLQDYYGFQHDRLGLVAFVLIAYPVVYASLFAYCIGKINFQQR from the exons ATGTCAGTGGCATCATCAAACCATCAAG GCTGTGGGAAAACGACCTTCTTGTTGGCTCTTGCAGGAAAGCTAGACCAAACTCTCAAT GTTGCAGGGGAAATCTCTTATAATGGTTACAAGCTGGATGAGTTTGTTCCACAGAAAACATCAGCTTACATAAGCCAATATGACCTGCACATACCTGAGATGACTGTGAGGGAAACAATTGACTTTTCTGCACGCTGCCAGGGTGTTGGAAACCGAGCTG ATATCATGGTGGAAGTAAgtagaagagagaaagaagcagGAATTGTCCCTGACCCTGATGTTGACACCTATATGAAG GCAATATCAGTTGAAGGACAAAAAGGAAATCTCCAAACAGACTATgttttaaag ATCCTTGGACTGGATATCTGCAGTGACACAATGGTTGGTGATGCATTGACAAGTGGCATTTCAGGTGGCCAGAAGAAAAGGTTAACAACAG GGGAGATGATTGTGGGTCCGACAAAAGCTTTATTTATGGATGAAATATCGACTGGATTAGACAGCTCCACAACGTTTCAGATAGTTACCTGTCTTCAGCAATTGGTGCATATCACTGATACAACTGCATTGATTTCGCTTCTTCAGCCAGCTCCTGAAACATTTGATCTATTTGATGAACTGATATTGATGGCAGAAGGGAAAATAGTATACCATGGTCCTCGTAGTGATGTACTTCAATTTTTCGAGGATTGTGGTTTCAAGTGCCCAGAAAGAAAAGGGGCTGCAGACTTCCTTCAGGAG GTAATCTCCAGGAAGGATCAAGCACAATACTGGTGCCATGCTGACCTTCCCTACAATTATGTTTCAGTGGATCAGTTCTCTCAAATGTTCAAAGCAAGTTGTTTAGGACAGAAGTTAAATGATGAGCTCTCAAAACCATATGAAAAATCTAGGAGCCACGATAATTCcttgtcatttaatttttactcTTTGAGCAAATGCGACTTGTTCAAAGCTTGCATGGCCAGAGAGCTACTTCTCATGAAACGGAACTCGTTTGTTTATGTGTTCAAAACAGTGCAG CTTGTCATCACTGCATTTATCGCAATGACAATATTTATACGTACTCAGACATCTGTGGACTTGATGGGTGCCAATTATTTCTTGGGCTCTTTGTATTATACAATTGTCAGACTCATGACTAATGGATTTGCAGAGCTGTCCTTTACAATCATTAGACTTCCAGTGGTTTACAGGCAAAGATCATTCTATCTGTATCCGGCGTGGGCTTATTGTATTCCAGCCTCGATCCTAAAGATTCCATTATCTCTGGTTGATTCAATACTTTGGACAGCAACGACTTACTATGTTATTGGGTATAGCCCTGAAGTAGAAAG GTTCTTCTCGCAGTTGCTTCTGCTGTTTGCTCTGCAACTAGCATCAACGTCCATGTGTCGTTTTCTTGCCTCAATTTTCCAGACCATGGTTGCTGCATCAACTTATGGTGCTTTGATCTTGGtgataattttcttgtttggaGGCTTCATTATTCCTCGAC CCTATTTACCACCTTGGTTAAAGTGGGGTTTCTGGCTTTCTCCCATGACTTATGGGGAAATAGGTCTAGCACTAAATGAATTCCGTGCTCCACGGTGGCAAAAG GTGTCAAAGGGAAACATGACCATAGGGATGGAGGTTCTAACTAGTCATGGTTTAAACTTTGATGGCTATTTCTATTGGATATCATTAGGGGCTTTGCTTGGGTTTACAATACTTTTCGATACTGTATTTGTCTTGGCCTTAACTTACTTAAAAC CTCCAAAGACATCTAGAGCTATTATTTCGAAAAAAAGGTTCTCTCAGCTACAAGGAAGAGATGATTTCAATAGTAGCACACAACTGGCTAACCAATCAACTCTACCTACTTTTCCCCAAACTACTGCCGAAACAAGAAATTCTGGTAAGATAAAACTATTAG GGGGGCTGGTCCTGCCATTTGAGCCTCTGACAATAGCATTTAAGGATGTGCAATACTCTGTTGATATGCCTCCG GAAATGAGAGTGGTGGGTTTAAATCAGAAAAAGCTTCAGCTGCTCCGAGATATAACAGGAGCATTTAGGCCAGGAATTCTTACAGCACTCATGGGTGTCAGTGGAGCTGGGAAAACAACTCTCATGGATGTCCTTTCCGGGAGGAAAACTGGAGGTATTGTTGAAGGAGATATAAGAATAGGAGGATACCCCAAAGTCCAAAGGACATTTGCAAGAATATCAGGTTACTGTGAGCAGAATGATATACATTCTCCTCAGATTACTGTGAAAGAATCAGTTACATACTCAGCTTGGTTGCGATTACCACCAGAGACTGATGCAGACACAAAAGAT AGATTTGTAGAAGAAGTCCTTGAAACAATTGAACTTGATGGTATAAAAGATTCGTTAGTTGGCATTCCCGGCCAAAGTGGCCTTTCTACTGAACAACGTAAAAGGCTAACAATTGCAGTGGAGCTTGTTTCCAATCCCTCAATAATATTTATGGATGAACCTACATCAGGTTTAGATGCCAGAGCAGCTGCAATTGTCATGCGTGCAGTGAAGAATGTAGTTGCTACAGGAAGGACAACAGTGTGCACCATCCACCAACCAAGCATTGACATATTTGAGGCTTTCGACGAG TTGATTCTAATGAAAACAGGAGGACAGATCATCTACTCTGGAATGCTAGGCCATCATTCATGTAAACTCATTGAATATTTTGAG GGAATTTCTGGTGTgccaaagttcaaaaataattataatccaGCAACATGGATGTTAGAAGTTACTTCTGCTTCAGTAGAAGCAGAACTTGGTTTAGATTTTGCCCAAATTTATAAGGAGTCATCTTTGCATTG TGACACCATCGAGTTGGTAAGACAGTTCAGTGAACCACAGCCAGGCTCAAAAGAGTTGCACTTTCCCAGTCGTTTTGCACAAAGTGGCTGGGTGCAGTTTATGGCATGCCTATGGAAACAACACTTATCTTATTGGAGAAGTCCTGAATACAACTTATCACGTTTCTTGTTTATGATTGCTGCAGCACTGTTGTTTGGGGCAGTCTTTTGGCAGAAAGGAAAGGACAT aaAGAATGAGCAGGATTTGTTCAACATACTTGGATCGATGTATATTGCTGTAATATTCTTGGGCCTGAACAATTGTTCATCGATTCTACCGTATGTGGTAACCGAACGGACTGTTCTATGTCGTGAAAAATTTGCTGGAATGTACTCCTCGAAGGCTTACTCATTTGCTCAG GTGACCATAGAAATACCTTACGTGCTTCTGCAAACAATTTTGTATGTGGCCATTACATATCCAACAATAGGGTACGACTGGTCAACTTACAAGGTCTTTTGGTACTTCTATGCCACATTCTGCACTCTTCTCTACTTTGTATATCTTGGGATGCTGATAGTTTCAGTGAGCACAAATATAGAAGTAGCTTCCATATTGTCAGCTGCAGTCTACACCATATTTAACCTTTTCGCGGGCTTCCTACTGCCAGGACCG AAATTTCCTAAATGGTGGGTGTGGTGCTATTGGATTTGCCCTACATCTTGGTCCCTAAATGGCCTGCTGACTTCACAATACGGAGACATGAAGAAAGAGATACTGATCTTTGGGGAGCTCAAGCCAGTTGGTTCCTTTCTTCAAGATTATTATGGATTTCAACATGATCGTTTAGGACTTGTGGCTTTTGTGCTCATCGCTTATCCAGTTGTTTATGCTTCTTTGTTTGCCTATTGCATTgggaaaataaattttcaacagAGGTAG